The genomic region GAAGGATATTCCTGCTACAACATTCATGGTTCCTGGTCTCACATTTTGTCTATTGCTGCACAGTTACGCACCCAAGATTTCTTTCCGTGGCACACGCGCACCCTAAGTTAAATGTTTCCAAGGTGTGAGAAATAAAATGAgccatttgatttgattacaGGCGGCAATCTTCAAGCGTAAAAACAGAAAGATCATGGTGCTAAAGTTCACACTATCAGTATTGcattgttgtttgcttttcatacATGGTAAGTAGTTTGTGGCGCTAAGGTGCGAACGGAAGTGGCGCCGTCCAATCTGGTTCCAAAGGATGAGTGTGTGAAGGGTAAAGGGTAACAAGGCAGAGTACAACGAGTAGGAACTCTCAGTAGCCAGTTGGCAAATAAAGTCTTTAGCGTGGTGCGATTCATTTCAGGAGAGAAAATGCAATGTGTCAACTACAGTACGATGATACATCTCATTTCTTAGCAGGGAATTCAAATTTgcaaaagttatgaaaattgtttgagaaatgtgtttttatttatttcgaaatTTCGAAGAAACGCGGATATTAATTCTTAAAAAAGATATTTCAGATAGTTGTACTCTTTCAAAAATTGTCACATGTATCGataaaatcataatttttCTGTTGGTCCATCAAGTCTACGGTCAGTTGCTCGACAATCGATGCTACTTGGACGGCGGTGGCTCAGCGGTAAACTTCTTTGCCAACGAGGACATTGCCGTCGGCTCGGTCGTTGGTAGTTTGCGAGTGCTGGGCGACCCGGGCAAGGACATTGTGTTGACGTTGCGTGAAAAGGACTCGCCAGTGTATATTGCGCCCGGGACGAAGGATCTGATCGTTGCCAAACCGCTGGACAAGGAAGGTCTCATCGGTCCGTCAGCCGTATTTGTGAATGTGATCTGTGAGAGAAAATTTTCCGATGATGCGGTAAGTGGGCAAGGGTTCAATGTTTAattcgaaacacaaaaatcaaCTATTCTTAACCTTTGCGTTCCAAGGGGATTATCATACCGGTCAACATACGAGTTACGGATGTTAACGATAATGCTCCGATTTGGATCGGTGCTCCGTATAAGCTGAACCTTTCGGAGGTAACGGTTATCGGGACGAGGTAGGTTTCTAACTCAGCTATCGTCCGATTATCAGCTAGCAaaagggtttcttttttctcactcACAGAATACTACAAGGGATTCGAGCGCACGATCTCGACCAACCGGGCCCATACTCGACGGTAGAGTACCAAACCTTGCCCGGGCCGTACTCCGAATATGTGGCCTTCGTAACACCGCTCGAAGGAACGCTCGTGCTGAAGAAATATATCGACTACGAGACGGTGCAAAACTTCACCGTAAAGATCCGCGCCCAGGATCAGGGCAAACCGCCGAAGTATTCCGACACGTACGTCACGATCCGGGTGCTGGACTCGGACGATCAAAATCCAAAGTTTGCACGCGATGTCTATTACGGGCAGCTTCCGGACGAAAAGGGCGACATTGCCGTTACACCCGAGCGAATCCGGGCCGAGGATCAGGATCGGGGCATTCGGGCAGACATACGCTACTCGATCGTATCCTCGAACGGCTCGGAGGATGACGGCGGGTTTGAAATCCATCCGATCAGCGGAACCATTCGGATGACGCGTACCTTGGCATCGGGGCAGGTGCCCCATTCGCGTACGATCGTAGTAAAAGCGACACAGGTGGACAACCCCGACCGTTACGCGCTGACCACGGTTGTTCTTTCGCCTCCGAAAGTAGCCGGAACTTCATTAAGCGACATCAGTgttcaacagcagcaacaacagcaactgcCGGGCAAGATCGAAGGGGCAGCATTCGTCCGGGGAACGTTCTACGCTACGGTGCGGGAAGATGCGAACCCTGGCGCGAAGATCGCGCAGCTCCCAGGTGGCGGTGACGGTCGGCTGCGGTACACCATCGTTGGACCCTCGGTAGCGCAGGAACAGTTTCGTGTGGGACCGGGCGGAGAGATCGTCCTAGCGAAACCGCTAACCTACAGACGGACACCACAGTACGGTTTTACGGTTGACTCAATCGATGCGCCCGGAGGACGTAATCACACCACGAACGTGGTAATCGATGTGCTGCCGGCAAACATGTGGGAACCACGCTTCCGGAAACCTTTCTACTCCTTCGTAATCGAGAGTCCACAGCACGCACAGCAACAACTGCCCCAGCTAGTAGGTCGGATCGAGGCGGCCGACGGTGATCGTACCGATGAGCTGTCGTTCGTGCTGAAGGGTAACTACAGCAATCTCTTTCGGGTGGATCCGTACGGAAATCTGTGGTTGGTTTCAAACCGAACTGACCTTCCGCTAGCGATGCGCTTGCTGGCCACTGTCACCGACTCCGGTACGCCTCAGAAATCTGCGACCGTTCCGGTGGTCGTGAAGTTGCGCCCGGAAACCGCTTCCCTTACGTCGAACCTTCTGATAGTGAACATTGTCGTTGCCTGTCTACTAGGAGTGTTGCTGGTCGGAGGATTGGTACGCTGTGTGTACCGCCGCCGGAAGCGAAAGGTGTCGTCGGCCGAGCAAATCGTGGGCCATGCGTCGGGTGTTCCGCCCCTGAAGAACCAAGCCAGCTCGAATCGATTCCTGTTGCAACGAGCAGAGCAACGGATGCTGGAACGACCGACCCTCAGTAGCGGTGGCCGGCTAACGGATTGCGCCGCATCTTCTACGCTGGGTAGCGACAATCAGGACTTTATGGACAACGAACGGGGTATGGGCTTATTTGTTTGTGGCTAAGGCATTTACGGTACTTAAACGCTCTCATTCTTCCATAGAAACCGCGAGACGCACACATACCCAAAACACCCGTGCATTGGAACAGGAGGAACTCGCGGGACAGAACCTCAATCACTTGCTTCTGCATTGGCAAGAAAAGTATGAAGAAAAGGTAAAATTTGTCCGTGTGTGTGCAATGCAAAGGAAATATATTAAATAGTAAATAAGTATCACTTCTTTCGTTACAGAACAATTGCACTGAAGATATGTCAGTGGACGATAAGTTGATCGTATACTTTTAAGCAAACCCAACCCAGCGGCATACTACAAACTGACACTCTCAATCAGACTGACAGAAATGGACTTCTAAAGATTGCAGCACTTTTTGATCACCACCGATTTACACAAACACGTTTGTCGGTGTAACTACTTTTGATAGGATCTCTTACCTCTTGCCAACAGTGTCGAACCGAAGCTgagttgatttctttttttgattATTAATGGGCTTTTtgctcttttattttttaaacatcaacCTTTTTGTAGTGTGTCGGACAATAAAGTGTACAATTTGCGTAGTTGGTAGCTTTCTACCATGCATGGTCAACAGAAAGTATTTGTTTGTCATGAAAACGTTCGATATCACCTTTTATtgtaaaagatttaaaaataattctatTGTTTTCCCTGACCACGCGCTCGGTACAGTTTCTTTCGACAGATAGCAAACTATTTGCGCTGTTAATTCGTCCCCGCTAGGATACCACCTTCCTTGGCGTCAGCTTGACCCACAGACCGCCTTTCGCCCGAAGAGTCATGCGGAAGATGGGTAGCACCTCCTCTTTGCCCGGTGCCGGCGAAAGGTGGAAATTTTGCAGCACTCGTGACACGATTGTCTTCATTTCTATGTACGCAAACTTGTACCCTATGCAGTTGCGCGGACCGGCACTGAACGGAAGGAACGCGTACGGGTTCTGATGGGGCGCTCCGTCTCCGAATCGCTCGGGATTGAACCGCTCCGGATCAGGATACACGTGTTCGACCCGGTGGGTGGCGTAGGGTAGGATCAGTACTTCGCTACCGGCCGGGAGTTGATACTTGCCCACCCGTACATCCTCGCCAATCTTGCGCGCCATCAGCGGGACGCTCGGGTACAGGCGGAGGCTTTCCTTGATGCACGCCTCTAGATGGCGCAGCTCGCGGATGTTCTCGGccgtgggcagcatgctcgggTCGGAACCGATGTGCTGACGAATCTCCTCGTAGCACTTTGCCTGGTGGTCCTGATGACGTGCGAGCAGGAACAGTGTGAACGCCAACGCCGCACCGACCGAATCTTGCCCCTGAAAACAGGCGCCATCGGACCACATTAGCGGCTGTGCttttcaaacgtttttttgcCACACTTACCGCCAGCATGAATGTGCACGCTTCGTCGATGATGTCGTCCTCGGTGAAGTCCGGGTTTTCATTGGATATCTCAATCATAAAGTCCATCAGGCAGCGCCTATCGGTGGGTTTCTGCGTCTTCAGTGCTTCCCGTCGGCGATCGATCATCTGTAAGTTTCCGAGTTAGGTGGTATTTAGGTGGTTAAGATAAATTTTGAATGTCTTCCGTACCTTTCTAGAGAACTCCTCCAACTGTTTCTTCTGGTCAAGTTCGACGGTTGCCGCGTCGGTCAGTTTGTAGATGAAATTAAACAGCAACCACGGGTGAGTAAGCCGGTACGGTGCCACTACTTTTCCTCTagaggtttaaaaaaaaaaacaaaacgataaaattttctcaaaacTTTCTCAACATTTCGTTAATCCTAATCTTTAAGCAAGATTTACACAGTTAAACCTGTTTGTGTGATAGATGAAACAAAATTCTGCAATAACATTGTCCAAGGGCCCCAAGTACAGCCTCAACTCACAGgtgtttttaacattttttggtTCCTCTAAGTTTGTACCTCTATTAGAGTACTTACTGTCGGAACGGTGACGTTTCCATCTCCTTCTTATCAGTCGATTTTACGGGGACTCCTAGCACGGCCTCTGTGGAGAGAGAAGAATACAAAAACGATCCATTTATACGATTAACAGCATCGATCAAAGTAATAAAGTGTAAATACGATTACCATTGAGGATGTCCAGTACGCAGTTATTCACATACTCTGTGACGTTAAGAACCGTTTCCTCCTTTGGCAGCTTGTCGATCAGCGCCGATGCACTGTCGGAGAATGTTTCGGTGAATTTCTCCAATATCGCTATACTGAACGAGGGCTGGATAAGCTTCCGGTGGGAGCTCCACTTATGACCTGGCGAAAAACGAACGACgttacgaacgaaaaaacctTGTCCCCGTGCATATGGCCACTTACCACTGCTAGTGATGAGACCGCGGCCGAGGAAATTGTGCAGCAGCTTGTAAAAGACCGACTTATCGGTGTGCTTTTTCGACGACAGAATCACCTTCAGGTCGTCCGGATCGAACACGACGAACATCGGATAGGCTGAAAGCCAGAAGCGTGCCAGCGGGCCATATTTTTTGTACGCATTGGCCATCTCTTGCGATACGACTGGGAAGTGAACGAGGAATGAATATTTCAGCAACCGCCCATATTAGTAGCACAAACACTTACGTCCCGTTTTGGTGATTTCCAAACAGCTGCCAATGATTGGGTAGGCCTTTGGGCCGGGTAACCGCAGGGCAaggatacattttttaaagtagTCGGAGAAGATATAGAGCAGCACGCTTGTCAGTAGAAGAATGATGTACGTGTACAGCTCAACGGTAGACGATTTTTCTAGCTAAAAAAATACACAGAAAAAGCCGCAACATTCAAGAGGACGTTAGTACTATAGAAACAAGTAATTAACATGTCTGGGGTCTACGTAATAAGCGAAAGGTAGTATTTGAACTGATGAGATCGACTAGAATGTAAGAGATGTTGTGTACATAATGCGTAAAAGAACAACAGAAGAAGATTTTTTTAGGCACTTTCGATTATTTGATTTGGGCACAGTTGAGTACAATGTTACTTGATGAACAATACGATCCGCTTGAGCCAGACTCCCGGATGTTTGATAGAAGTTATTTTTTGCCCACTTCCTATCCATCCATTATTACCACACTGAATAATCCTTCTTAACTGATCGTTTTGTTTAACACGTTAGAcgtaagaaaaaataacatattttcattcctTCAGTGTTGCCACATAAACTCATTAGGCTTGTTTGTATCGCCGTTCGTAGCACCTCCAAGCTACGGCGTAATTACagttcaatttcaaaattacATCTACCTGGTGCTGCAAGGCGTCGCTCAACGAGCGCCAAAATTCGATTATGAAAAATTCGGTACCACCAAGCGGGTCGGCCAGCGGTTGCCCAACCGGGGCTTACTGGAAGGTTCGTACAATTGACGATCGTCGATCATTGTAGCTGCGTTTATTCAGGTTGGAGATGGTGTGACCTTCCTCGCGCCATTTTGGGCGTTTGTCTGCCGGCCCAACGAGTTgggaaaacttcaaaaaggAGTAGCTTGTGAGCAAACATGTGTTGGAACCGCGCAATTGAACCTCTGAATGTGGCCTTGGTTCGTTAATGGCACAGTGCATTTTCATAACCGAAACTCACCGAATGGATCGATCAAACGGTCGATGAACTTGCGGTCTCGGTAACATTTGTTCGTTATGAAGTTGTCACAAGTTATTGACATGACGAACTATTGAATTATGACTCGAAATAAATTATCTGGAACGTAAGTCTTTTGATTCGAGGAAGAAAATACGATTTGACTAAATTGTGAACAGTGGAGCATTCTTTGAAACCACTACACACTTGCTCGAGGCTGGCAGTATGGTCCGTCCTATTGCATCTTTTAAGGATTCAATACTACAGTGAAGTTGTAAAATGGTTAAGATATAAATACCAATTAGCGGTTATTTGTTGcaatggtttctttttcttcagcaCTACACCATTGCCaccattttatttacttcgtGTGAGATCAATATCAACGCCTTCGACATCATGACATGTAATGCACAAAAGATGCCATATTCTTCCGCATGTCCGGATCGTTTTTACGTTGTATTTATTACCAAAATTGATATCCCACTGAGTTATACGTATTGCGCTCCCCTGTCCATCATGATTGAATGATAAAAGTATGTAAGCTATGCTCGAACTTATGAGTCGAGCTATGAAGAGGAAGCAAGGTTCAACCGGATCCATCCCGATTGGCGTCATTCTTGCTGACCATGATAGTCCTCCATGAGGTACTGCCGTCGAAGAGCTAAAGCTTGCCTCTTCAATTGCTAATTGAGGTTAAGCTTTTTGAGAGCCCCAGTTGGTAAATCGGTATGGTACAAACGGAAACACGTTACAGTGTGGCAAAAAGTGTGCAGCGTGCGCAGAGCCGGAGGAGTGGTAGCAATTCTGTACGCGCCAGGATGAGTGTTCAATATTTGCTTACATTATTCGTTGCGGCGCGCATCACTTGCGCGGGATGGCGTTAAAGGTGACGGCGCAAAAACAACTAATACTGCCCTGAAATACGTCGGGGAACGATTGCGGCAAGCAAAAACAtgggaaaataaagtaaaaatagCTTCGCCATGGAAAGTACTCCAGGAGGCAGCGTCTCGAAGGGCGTGATGCGGATAATTGATGTTTACTCGGAGAGGAAAAGTACTTCTTCAAAACACACGCGCACAATGAAGTAGGGAATCTgaggggattttttttaatttttgctgtTCGGCTTCTATGCAGATTATGTTTCGTTATTGCACAGCATCAATGGAGCAATTGTTCTGGACATATACTGAACAGTATTCTAAAACATATTGGTAAAAAATTGAACCCATTCTAAAGATCATTgatgaaattgaattgaaattttaaaacagctTCTTATTTTATATAACCTAAAATATTgtgtcaaaaacaaaaaagtagatTAGCTTTTGTCATTGGCACAAAATAATATTCTATTTAAACTAATCAAGATTCGTCTATTACTGATATTTTTTACATGGAATTTTAGGCatcgagaagagaaaaaaatacttttttttgtgcaaaacCCTTTTCCACATTCGCTGGACGAATATTCAAAGGACGAATGTTCgctaactatttttttttcaatcgaacTTAGTGCATAACACTACATCAGGTTCTTGATCTTATTTGAAACCCGAAACACATTCACAGtgtaaaaaatagttttgttaAAACAGTATCACTTCTGTACTGGTTACTGATGATAGATGTACGAGACTTTTTCTTGTAGTTTGTAGGTGTTTCACGACACCGCTGTTGCGCCACTATTAGTATTTTGCACAGTAGTACGAAATGTGTAGAGTTCTCGcaaggtttatttatttactgcaAATGAATTCTTTTTCCGTTGATTTGTGTGGTCTTTTGAGATTACGCTTTGCGCCCAGAAACTTCCAGAAGCCAAATCGTGCTCACGGGTCAGTTATATTTATTGTTCGTACAACTGTTGCATTTAAATTGCAACCGCCCACCACGTGACTGATGTCTGCCAACATATGAACTGATTTGTATCCGTTTTTGTATttgatttcatcaaaaaacaaaacaccatcgGCAATCACTGACGATGCGCATGAGCCTGCGCAAAATTATTTACTTTTGCCACCATACTTACTGCTTGCAAGA from Anopheles coustani chromosome 3, idAnoCousDA_361_x.2, whole genome shotgun sequence harbors:
- the LOC131258497 gene encoding probable cytochrome P450 4aa1 — encoded protein: MTFLQALEKSSTVELYTYIILLLTSVLLYIFSDYFKKCILALRLPGPKAYPIIGSCLEITKTGLVSQEMANAYKKYGPLARFWLSAYPMFVVFDPDDLKVILSSKKHTDKSVFYKLLHNFLGRGLITSSGHKWSSHRKLIQPSFSIAILEKFTETFSDSASALIDKLPKEETVLNVTEYVNNCVLDILNEAVLGVPVKSTDKKEMETSPFRQGKVVAPYRLTHPWLLFNFIYKLTDAATVELDQKKQLEEFSRKMIDRRREALKTQKPTDRRCLMDFMIEISNENPDFTEDDIIDEACTFMLAGQDSVGAALAFTLFLLARHQDHQAKCYEEIRQHIGSDPSMLPTAENIRELRHLEACIKESLRLYPSVPLMARKIGEDVRVGKYQLPAGSEVLILPYATHRVEHVYPDPERFNPERFGDGAPHQNPYAFLPFSAGPRNCIGYKFAYIEMKTIVSRVLQNFHLSPAPGKEEVLPIFRMTLRAKGGLWVKLTPRKVVS
- the LOC131259963 gene encoding cadherin EGF LAG seven-pass G-type receptor 1, producing the protein MVLKFTLSVLHCCLLFIHVYGQLLDNRCYLDGGGSAVNFFANEDIAVGSVVGSLRVLGDPGKDIVLTLREKDSPVYIAPGTKDLIVAKPLDKEGLIGPSAVFVNVICERKFSDDAGIIIPVNIRVTDVNDNAPIWIGAPYKLNLSEVTVIGTRILQGIRAHDLDQPGPYSTVEYQTLPGPYSEYVAFVTPLEGTLVLKKYIDYETVQNFTVKIRAQDQGKPPKYSDTYVTIRVLDSDDQNPKFARDVYYGQLPDEKGDIAVTPERIRAEDQDRGIRADIRYSIVSSNGSEDDGGFEIHPISGTIRMTRTLASGQVPHSRTIVVKATQVDNPDRYALTTVVLSPPKVAGTSLSDISVQQQQQQQLPGKIEGAAFVRGTFYATVREDANPGAKIAQLPGGGDGRLRYTIVGPSVAQEQFRVGPGGEIVLAKPLTYRRTPQYGFTVDSIDAPGGRNHTTNVVIDVLPANMWEPRFRKPFYSFVIESPQHAQQQLPQLVGRIEAADGDRTDELSFVLKGNYSNLFRVDPYGNLWLVSNRTDLPLAMRLLATVTDSGTPQKSATVPVVVKLRPETASLTSNLLIVNIVVACLLGVLLVGGLVRCVYRRRKRKVSSAEQIVGHASGVPPLKNQASSNRFLLQRAEQRMLERPTLSSGGRLTDCAASSTLGSDNQDFMDNERETARRTHTQNTRALEQEELAGQNLNHLLLHWQEKYEEKNNCTEDMSVDDKLIVYF